In Sander vitreus isolate 19-12246 chromosome 8, sanVit1, whole genome shotgun sequence, the genomic window TTGTCTGTGAATAATACTAAGGTGTCCAAATGaatgtggtgatgatgatgtattgatgttaaaatgctcAAGTTAGTATCTTGTAGaatatttgtgaaaatatgCCACACTGAGAACTCTTTGCTAgcatagtatttttttttttcatgatgtGATGATAATTATCCATAAATTGGAATCAGGACTTGTCAGACTGAACAAAGTTTTTGAGAAACAACACTTTTGCAAATCTAGCTACATTATCCTGCCAAAGTCAACAGAACGATCTGACAAAAAAGTAGGCAAAAGGCAAATGAGGGGGCATTCTTGTTTGTTTATAAATGCTAATCTTTGCCAGCTTTTCAGATCAAGGCCAAAGACTTTGGGCAGATATTGAGCAAATCATGTTTGTTGGCCTTCTCCGGAGTGAGCTGCTTTTCTTTCCAGTGCATGGTGACATAACACTCAGCTAGTCTCTGAGCAGTCAACTACAAATATGTTTCAGCTGATATTAATATGTGAACCaacaattacattattttcccTCCATGATGCAGGAGCGTTTGGCTACTTTGAGGTGACTCATGACATCACTCGCTACTGCAAGGCTAAGGTGTTTGAGCATGTCGGCAAGACTACACCTATCGCTGTGCGCTTCTCCACTGTGGGTAAGAATAACTGTGTTTTACGTTTGAGTCATACCTTATGATTGTTTACAGATTTTCCCCTAAAATATCAAATGTATAGAATTTTTAAAAGGAtaggtacaaaaaaaaaaatccattttgtATGTCCTCATACATTGTCATgctgcaacaacaaaagaacaacaaacaaaGAATAAGCTCAtagaaagaaacacaaatgaACAGATGATTTACGCAAGTCCCTAAATGTAATAAGTTATTTttatagtgttttttgtttataaaattgttattattaatttGACTATTTGTTTTAAACCTCtatcatatttttttccataaaataAGTGGGTTGGAAAATGCTGCTCAAGTTAGATTTTACTAATTGGAGTTGTGCGTTATTTGTTTGTTATGCTTTGCATCAATAAAGCAGGTGCTACTCTGTCTTGAAAATGTATCGGCTTAATACACTGGCGCTCAGGTGGTGTGATGAGCACTTCTACAAAATAGTTTAGAAATATGATATTCAGATAAAGGTTTATTTCATATTAGTAGTTCCCATGGATCTTAAATGTTGGCTTTGTATCAGTTCATAAATTTTATATaaactaccggtcaaaagtttggggtcacttagaaatttccattccactccattacagacagaatacaaaaaaaaacaatgtaactgatctcagctggtattctgtctgtaatggagtggaatagaaatttctaagtgaccccaaacttttgaccgtgtatgtgtgtgtgtgtgtgtgtgtgtatgtatatatatatatatatatatatatatatatatatatatatatatatatatatatatatatatatatatatatatatatatatatatatatatatatatatatatatacatatatatatagtaagtgtgtgtatatatgtatgaataACAATGTTCAAATGAGTAAGAATAGTCATTAACTGTTGATATATCATAAGCACACTTGTAGTCTACATTTTTAGTGGTTGCTTGTTTAAAACTGGCATCACACTGGTTATCTCTCTTCAACAGGTGGGTTGTGCCCTGAGTATTTTAGTTTGGCACACTCATTGGCTCCAATGTTTAATAAGATTAGTATGAGTGGCATCAGAAAGTGCATGGTGCCACTCACACTTACAGCTACACGTGCAAGGGTGTTTTGGAAAATTGCACTCATTTTATCACCAATCCCTCTCCTCTaacttattttcattattgattactcTGATTATTGTCTGGAATAATTGTCTGatctataaaacatcagaaaacagtggaaaatgtcctAGAGTCCAAGTTGATttcttaaaatgtcttgttttatctcACCAACAGTCAATTATAGTTACATATTTAGTTTACTTTTTAATGTACAGTAGCACAAGGAAAAGCAGCAGGtccttacatttgagaagctgtttCCACAAAATGCACTTCTTCTTAAAATAATCACTTGGCAATTATTTTTCTGTGGATAGACTAATCAACTAATCGTTTAAGCCCTGCTTTACTTTGACACTGATAGAGCCATTGCTCTTTTTCAGTGTGTGGACTTGTGACATATTATTTTACTAATTTATGAACAAATGTTACctcttatttgcttttttatttcagcTGGCGAATCAGGATCAGCAGACACAGTGCGAGACCCCAGAGGCTTTGCAGTCAAGTTTTATTCTGAGGAGGGCAACTGGGACCTGACGGGCAACAACACCCCCATTTTCTTCATCAGGGACGCCCTGCTGGTGAGTGGGTGTAGGGTGGTGTATTAGCCAGAATTTGCTTTGCATTCGTTTTTATGAATGGAGGGCCACAATGTTATTGAATAACAGTCTGAAGTTTTCTCACAAACAAATAATTATAGGAAGATATTTTAAAAGGAGCTCCATTTGTCATGAACATATATTTAATGTAttccaaaaacaaacacacctgtAAATCATACTGCAGCACAAAGATGATCAGATACCAATGTCTTAGTTTCACAACATTTATCAAGTGTAAAACATTGACTTGCCCCCTTTACCCTATGCAGTTCCCGTCCTTCATCCACTCCCAGAAGCGCAATCCCCAAACCCACATGAAAGACCCCGACATGGTGTGGGACTTCTGGAGCCTGAGGCCTGAGAGTCTGCATCAGGTAGCTGCTGCCGAGCCTGATGCTGTTGTTGAAGGCAGATTCTAGTCGAGTGTACAGAGGAAGATCTCAAACAGGAAGATTAATTGGTTGATAGCTTATTGTTGCTATTGTTTGCCTCATTGTATTTATACCTGTAGTAACTGGTTGATAGTTTACATCAAAAGTAGTTGGCACAGAAAACTTTGCGGGACTCATCATTATCTTGTGCCTTCTGTCCCGTATGCCATGTGCAGGTGTCTTTCTTGTTCAGCGATCGAGGTTTGCCCGATGGCTTCCGTCACATGAACGGCTACGGCTCTCACACCTTCAAACTGGTCAATGCTGATGGTGAGCGTTTCTACTGCAAGTTCCACTACAAGGTCTGTTTAAGCCCAGGTTTAACTCCATTTATCTTTTATAGAGCCACCTTCTAGGATTTTGGCATTGCTTAGTTAAAGTATGTCATACATTGTGTTCTTGTTTAGACTGATCAAGGAATAAAGAATCTGTCAGTAGAGGAGGCAGACCGCCTGGCTGCCACCAACCCAGATTATGCCATCGGAGACCTGTTCAATGCCATTGCCAATGGCAACTACCCGTCCTGGACATTCTATATCCAGGTCATGACCTATGAGCATGCTGAGAAGTTCCAGTTCAATCCTTTCGACGTTACCAAGGTACCACAGCAGAACAAACTGGGTCATAAGGTTGACTAAGTTTGAGAAGCCCTACAAATGAATTCCAACTTGAATTCCAGAAATGTTTTATCCCTATTGCAGCAACCTAGTAaagaaaactatttaaaaaaaaaaatgaaagccgTGACCACATACAGGCATTCAGTGTAGTGTGGTTTAGCTCCGTAGTTTATGAATTTATAGAATAGCTGTGtattgattaattgcacatccTGTAGCAGATGTCAAATGTGCATTAGGAGTATGTGATCCTGGCAGCCTCGTTTTGTATAACTATGATTATGACTATGATTTTAACTGTTAAATTAATGAAGGCAGTAAGTATTTACACACATATTTTAGTGGCCAAAATCAGATGTCTAGTTTTGAATAGGAAAATTTAAATGATAGAAATATGAAATGAGGTGATGTTATGAAAAGCCTTGCGTGCATGTCAAATACTACCCTGGGTGTGTTGTTGTGCCCATCCAGCCGTAGTGTACAGTATTTTTCAGCTAATGGAGTTTTCTCCTTTCAGGTTTGGTCACATAAAGAATACCCTTTGATCCCTGTGGGCAAAATGGTACTCAACAGGAACCCAGTCAACTACTTTGCAGAGGTGGAGCAGCTGGCCTTTGACCCCAGCAACATGCCACCAGGCATCGAGCCAAGCCCTGACAAGATGCTGCAGGTAacgcaaaaacacatttttcttttgacgTGTTTTTCAGTCAGACtgaattggagaaaaaaaaagtagtggaagtgtttgacgctcaaaattcaTCCATGCATCCCCTAATTGCACTACTAATGTTGCCTGGACACAGACAACACAGCAAATCATTTTTGACAAGTGGTAGCTCTTTTTTGATTAGTGAATATACACAAATTTAATGAAAACGTTTTACAGTCCATGTAACTTTAAATAACCATGATGGACCAGTTCAATGTTCTATGGTGTCTTGTTAAAGGGCCTGTTCGTATTTGGTGATACccacatttttatgtttttactctCTCACGGCAGAACTGAAGCTGGACTAAATGCTTGTGAATAAACTGCTCAAAACTTGCTTAGTGTCGACTCTTTCTTTGACAGTAGAGAGGCCTATAGTGTAACAATGCTCTGTCTTGTGTATCCGCCATGTCTCTGTCTAGGGCCGTCTCTTCTCctacccagacacacacagacaccggcTGGGAGCCAACTACCTGCAGATCCCCGTCAACTGCCCCTTTAGGGCCCGTGTGAGCAACTACCAGCGTGATGGTCCAATGTGCATGTATGACAACCAAGGTTAGTCATAGtccagtctgtgtgtctgtttttgtgccTGTGTTTCTTTGTGCATACGATCACAAGGACAGAGACGCTTAACTGTGCAGCGTTGGGTCACCACGTTGTATACAAAGCACACCTCCTCCACCAAATGCAATACCAGGGGTTGCCCAACAGGTGTCTCCATTTGGACTGTATCACATGCTTTGACACAATACCATATTCAGCACAATTGCTTCATAGTGGTTCAGTATTTTTTCTCTCTAAGCtataaactaaacaaaattTAAAACAGACACTGTTTGTAAAATTCAGTCACATGTTTTAACCATCATTTATACAGtcgtgttttatttatttgcagcTCCGTTCTGGTGTCACCATTTTGAGTCTTGTATCATGTCCATTTTTACCGTTTTTCTTGCAGTTGTGCTTCTTGTAGTCTCTAGATATGTTTTTCCATTAAGAAAAATTCTTCAATGGCTATTAGCCATTGGTCCTTTCCTAATGAATATACAGAGACTAACCACAGTCCTCTACACTATAACGAACAGCTGAAAAACTGTGATAACTTACATACTATACAACATTCACAGCATGCCATATTTAAAGCCATAGTGTTTTGGCATCATGTCGCCTATTTATTGATCAGATTAACTCCCTATACTCGCTATAAgtgacacttttctttttttgttccagTTAGTTCAGTCTTTGCAGAATTCAACCCTCAACAGCATTTTTTCTTCCTACCTGACTCACCAGTGTTTGGTCTGTCCGGCCTCTAGGGGGAGCTCCAAACTACTATCCCAACAGCTTCAGTGCCCCAGAGACACAGCCTCAGTTTGTGGAGTCCAAGTTCAACGTGTCTCCAGATGTGGCACGCTACAACAGTGCAGATGACGATAATGTCACACAGGTAAAGATAAAGTCACACTTTTGTATGCCTGTTTTCTATGGCCAAGGCATTTGTGCCCACAAAACACTAAGTGTTTTGGATTTCTGTAATACAAATATTCATTCACACACTTCACAACTGTATTCTGTTGTGCCAGATTATTAAGGTCATCAAAAGGGCCAGTATGTATTATTCATTCTTGTTTACTTCCTTGCTGACTTACTTGAACAGCCTTCCTATAAATTAAAACACTAAATCACTAAATTGTTAACAACAACCTTGTCCATTTTCAAAcaatatacagtgtgtgtatactgtTGGTTTTTCCCGTCTTTTAGTGTgttgtatattattttttttgtttgtgtaacagggctgcaactaactattttaataattgattaatctgtcgattatttttttcgattaatcgatgcatcggataaaaaacaaaaaagcattaatttacattaactcaatacatacatacatacttgttgttttagttaatagttgtgtaaaggtaagtaacccaaagagcagatacagacaaaacacacacacacacacacacacacacacacacacacacacacacgtgttcacttgaagcttattcattaaatgattaccatcattgtagtaagtgcaagttaagttcattcgtacaccacatttaaacacagcttaagatgaccaagtgttataaaagaactttaaaatgaaattaaaaagtcgcacacaaatatatttgtcaacaataactgatatgggacaaagcacagaatatatacatgacaatagattgaaaaattaatgggccaaaaaaggcgagtgaataaaaacgtgtctttagtcctgctttactactgttattaacgagctaacgctagctcgTCATGCTAgtcaagctggataacgagtaaGTACCGCACCAGAAAAGCTACTGGAGggacgttacgttcctcacttcaaaacggaacaaaagtaggattctgtagtgactttaccctgctgttgaactcccttcctcctcatcaaggactccaacatgtttacgttttaagtgctgaatcatcaccgtggCGCGCCTGTGCCATGTTGCTTTTGCTTAGcttgcaattaacacgttttcgatttatttagtgtgaaatgctcccacaccttggatgacttaggttgtactgatttctctgcctcctccatgtgtttcagaacaacgttacgggtctcaccggtctctctccgtatttcctctaccccggctctgctcttttttcttttctttcgcgcTGCGCTGCTCCGCGCTGCGctaaactaactttttttttttatctccacgtctgagtggcatattgatacaacgaatcgataatgaaattcgttgccaacttttttaataatcgaATTTGACTGattcgttgttgcagccctagtaatagatatataaagtataaaaaaacgcatttcactccaaatggcgctctctctctctcagacagaCTTTTTTCATAAGTGCTGCCTGAGCACCACACCTTGGGAAAACTATGAAGGCCCATCACTTTGATTTAatcaaaaacagtcaaactaATTAAATCCTTCAATTGTTCTCTAGTTAAGAGAAACAGATTGtgcttattttatattattaatgtttaaaaacactttttcaacAGAAATTTGTGATTTATCCCCAAGCATGTTATGTAATTTTCAGCGAATTATCAAAAGCCAACATAAagccaacattttatttttattttaaaagcttttacGAACTGGAAAATCACCAAGAAGTTGGCATAATGATCCAGTCGTATCCAAAATTGTCTGGACTGTTTAGCTTGCTATGAATGTTTATTGTGAGAAGGGTTGGCGTAATAAGCAGTGGCTTTAGCaatatgaaaaagtcatatgaAAATGACTTTTTCATATGAAAGCAGGTATGTCTCTGTTTTCAGTTCAATCACATGACTACTTGTATGTGAGTGGTGTCACTCATAGTGCCAAACTTAcagaattatcacccaact contains:
- the cat gene encoding catalase, with product MADNRDKATDQMKTWKENRGFQRPDTLTTGAGHPVGDKLNLQTAGPRGPLLVQDVVFTDEMAHFDRERIPERVVHAKGAGAFGYFEVTHDITRYCKAKVFEHVGKTTPIAVRFSTVAGESGSADTVRDPRGFAVKFYSEEGNWDLTGNNTPIFFIRDALLFPSFIHSQKRNPQTHMKDPDMVWDFWSLRPESLHQVSFLFSDRGLPDGFRHMNGYGSHTFKLVNADGERFYCKFHYKTDQGIKNLSVEEADRLAATNPDYAIGDLFNAIANGNYPSWTFYIQVMTYEHAEKFQFNPFDVTKVWSHKEYPLIPVGKMVLNRNPVNYFAEVEQLAFDPSNMPPGIEPSPDKMLQGRLFSYPDTHRHRLGANYLQIPVNCPFRARVSNYQRDGPMCMYDNQGGAPNYYPNSFSAPETQPQFVESKFNVSPDVARYNSADDDNVTQVRTFYTQVLNEEERQRLCQNMAGALKGAQLFLQKRMVENLKAVDPDYGNRVQTLLNKSNAETQKNTSLHVYSRPGAIAASSKM